The following coding sequences lie in one Cyanobacterium sp. Dongsha4 genomic window:
- a CDS encoding nitrate ABC transporter ATP-binding protein (This model describes the ATP binding subunits of ATP-binding cassette (ABC) transporters for nitrate transport, or for bicarbonate transport, in bacteria and archaea.) has product MQSLMNTEEKTTTLAKTEFLTIEDISKVYPTANGNYTVLEGVNLTVKEGEFICVIGHSGCGKSTMLNMVSGFNQPTTGKVTLKDKVIAEPGPDRMMVFQNYCLLPWKTVYENVYLAVNAVYPDKNKQEKDTIVKEHLAMVGLTEAAQKKPNQISGGMKQRVAIARALAIRPEVLILDEPFGALDAITKEELQEELLQICAEHNLTVMMITHDIDEALFLCDRLVMMTNGPSAKIGEILDIPFSRPRNRSQITEDPRYYELRNYALDFLFHRYAHSEDPTEDTIEPEPKNNKLKMAGIVGGIVIAAITGFALFQSFTGSNTETPNRTEQLSN; this is encoded by the coding sequence ATGCAAAGTTTAATGAATACTGAGGAAAAAACTACTACTTTAGCCAAAACAGAATTTTTAACCATTGAAGATATTTCCAAAGTGTATCCTACTGCCAACGGAAATTACACAGTTTTGGAAGGAGTCAACCTAACCGTTAAGGAAGGAGAATTTATCTGTGTTATCGGACATTCGGGGTGCGGTAAATCAACTATGCTTAACATGGTTTCAGGTTTCAATCAGCCCACCACTGGTAAAGTAACTCTCAAAGATAAAGTAATTGCTGAACCCGGACCCGATCGCATGATGGTATTTCAGAACTACTGTCTGCTTCCTTGGAAAACGGTCTATGAAAACGTTTATTTAGCGGTTAATGCAGTTTATCCTGACAAAAATAAACAGGAAAAAGACACTATTGTTAAAGAGCATTTAGCAATGGTTGGTTTAACCGAAGCCGCTCAGAAAAAGCCTAATCAAATCTCTGGGGGTATGAAACAAAGGGTTGCCATTGCCCGTGCCTTGGCGATTCGTCCTGAAGTTTTGATTTTAGATGAACCTTTTGGGGCGTTGGATGCTATTACCAAGGAAGAGTTACAAGAGGAATTATTACAAATTTGTGCTGAACACAATTTAACGGTAATGATGATTACCCATGATATTGATGAAGCTCTCTTTTTGTGCGATCGCCTCGTGATGATGACCAATGGTCCTAGTGCAAAAATTGGCGAAATTCTTGATATTCCCTTTTCTCGTCCCCGTAATCGTTCCCAAATCACGGAAGATCCTAGATATTATGAATTACGAAATTATGCTTTAGATTTCTTATTCCATCGTTATGCCCATTCAGAAGACCCAACGGAGGATACCATTGAACCCGAACCAAAAAATAATAAACTGAAAATGGCGGGTATTGTTGGCGGTATTGTTATAGCTGCGATCACAGGTTTTGCCCTTTTCCAAAGTTTTACAGGAAGCAATACAGAAACCCCTAATCGTACTGAACAGTTAAGCAATTGA
- a CDS encoding PAS domain-containing protein: MTYQFLELQSLIISCFYTVSPDVSIEDAITKWHCTIASSPQFNLSQPNTHDYLFVTDQEKLVGIITYKALCKLCINHDGEGEILVREVMEIPKLICERERIRNVEEIINIFKESDISCLPIVNQEGDLEGFISCEDVAKVCYQSRQKQEGLLKESNNDLDNYSSIMSSEKEKQWEIDSLYKRLEREKLVYQITSQIHNTIKLEDTLNVTVNLVRDFMKCDRILIYKFEGHWGGQIIAESVDEKFSSALGNYVEDSCFQDQVCNLYQGKDPIITNNIYEQGYTPCHIQLLEQYQVKANLIVPLEVSGELWGLLIGHQCETYREWQLEDVELLKEISYQVAIAIYQSEINQKLQKEIYERIVAEKLLQRQKRQYRNLMEILPVGIFRNDLRGNCTYVNEQYCRITGLTPELADGIGWQKIIHPEDWEKVFQAWENLVNYHQPCEQECRFLHPNGDIVWGYVQCILDRDISGKIIGFVGSITDITDRKINERQLKENEARFEKIATTLPGILYLSRQQQDGSIEFDYISEEVTSIFELSVEEVMQDGSLIFQQFHPEDIEEHYQRVKYCLENDSLFFHEWRIITPSGKIKWLQGHCRAEKLADGQIYWVGLAIDITEKKETQAKLAKTESLFRQAEKIAKIGSWEYDAITGNIYWSDEIYNIFEVDPKQSPPNYTNFFDFIHPDDRAYVDQAFQQHLREDTYYNIVHRLLMTDGRVKYVREHCETYRDQQGNAIKSIGTVQDITEQQIAENVIKNIIQGTSTAVSGKEFFENLVTNIALSVEQPCVVISKLKGEMLESLAYCYQGKLQADDTIPLQNTPCECAMKEGYYYCTEKVAQKFPTDPFLEAIKAESYVGIPLINKGEILGTICVLNDKPTPHETIEKIKRILDVFAPRAVAEFIRMRAEEELQTINLTLESQVNERTKQLSESQQFIKTILDTIPLPVLWKDKQSKYLGCNREFLEFVNLSTKEEIIGKSDGDFALPPEEIQRYQEKDSIVMTTAKPMLGFEETVTVDGKQRWIESNKVPLRNSQGEIIGVLTIFKDITQEKAIQTALRTSEARWQFALDGASHGVWDVNLITNETYYSPKFMEILGYELGEWGNSVEDWQNRIHPDDKEVTLNTAQKYLNGEIPTYQTEHRLRCKDGSYRWILARGKFVEWDENGNPTRMIGTNTDISDRILMEQELLKSKNNFQRLVEEIGNNFVIFSHTLEDVITYVSGGIESIFGLTKEEIIGKSWVEAVNWHETSLERALTSTSLILNAEDILLDEFDMSFTHKSGEEKIIRVCHHVVKNDQQDAIAIEGILEDITESKKALSALKRKTQELDRFFSLALDLLCIANADGYFLRLNPQWENVLGYKIEDLENSRFLDYVHPDDVQKTLDAMEHLKNNVELPYFVNRYRCADGSYRWIEWRSASDGNLFYTAARDITEKLKTEAEKQTLINALENSNHLLQCISNAQSQFITAENRLTIFEDLLANLLELTDSEYGFIGEVLFRDDGSAEMKETFLKIKGVPYIKTHSITNIAWNEETQKFYEENYELGMEFSNMNTLFGAVIMTGKPVITNSPKTDPRSGGTPDGHPPLNAFLGLPFFNKNQLLGIVGIANRLGGYDQSIVDYLQPFLVTCSNLIEGYRLDRDRRKTEEKLALSNQELIRATRLKDEFLANMSHELRTPLNAILGNTEILTEQVFGELNNRQIKSLKTIESSSNHLLSLINDILDVAKIEAGQITLECVSTDIKNLSQSALVFVQQQAQKKGIQLESRFADNLPYLPLDQRRIRQALINLLNNAVKFTPQGGKITLEISICKEERSQESLVTGEENNIMKTFIRFAVIDTGIGIAPENIEKLFKPFIQIDSALNRKYSGTGLGLSLVKQIAELHGGSVRVESQLGKGSCFYLDLPYIFASCNLSQSPASPSQNVSNSVQLNTTSRVILVAEDNENNISTMTDYLKAKGYQLLIARNGLEALSLTKNHHPDVIIMDIQMPEMDGLDAIAAIRQDENIKNIPIIAATALTMKGDEQRCLDAGANDYLSKPLRLRELIDKIETLLQ; the protein is encoded by the coding sequence ATGACTTATCAGTTTTTGGAACTACAGTCTCTTATTATTTCTTGTTTTTATACTGTTTCCCCTGATGTGAGTATCGAGGATGCGATTACGAAGTGGCACTGTACGATCGCATCTTCTCCGCAATTTAATCTATCTCAGCCTAATACCCATGATTATTTATTTGTCACGGATCAAGAAAAACTCGTAGGCATAATTACTTACAAAGCTCTATGTAAACTATGTATTAATCATGATGGAGAGGGAGAAATCTTGGTTAGGGAAGTGATGGAGATTCCGAAGCTAATTTGTGAGAGGGAAAGAATTAGAAATGTTGAAGAAATTATTAATATTTTCAAGGAAAGTGATATTAGTTGTTTGCCCATTGTTAATCAAGAGGGAGATTTAGAGGGATTTATAAGTTGTGAAGATGTGGCAAAAGTTTGTTATCAATCTCGGCAAAAACAAGAAGGGCTTTTAAAAGAGTCTAACAATGACCTTGACAATTATAGTTCCATAATGTCATCGGAAAAAGAAAAACAGTGGGAAATTGATTCTTTATATAAAAGGTTAGAAAGAGAAAAATTAGTTTATCAAATTACTTCACAAATTCACAACACCATTAAATTAGAAGATACCCTCAATGTCACCGTTAACCTAGTTCGAGATTTCATGAAGTGCGATCGCATCTTAATTTATAAATTTGAAGGTCATTGGGGAGGACAAATTATTGCTGAATCAGTAGATGAAAAATTTAGCAGTGCTTTAGGTAATTATGTAGAAGATAGTTGTTTTCAAGATCAAGTTTGTAACTTATATCAAGGAAAAGACCCCATTATTACCAATAACATTTATGAACAAGGTTACACCCCCTGTCACATTCAATTATTAGAACAATATCAAGTTAAAGCTAATTTGATTGTCCCCCTAGAAGTATCAGGAGAACTGTGGGGCTTACTTATCGGTCATCAATGTGAAACTTATCGAGAGTGGCAATTAGAAGATGTAGAGCTATTAAAAGAAATTAGTTATCAAGTTGCCATCGCAATTTATCAAAGTGAAATTAATCAAAAATTACAAAAAGAAATCTATGAACGTATAGTTGCAGAAAAATTATTACAGCGACAAAAAAGGCAGTATCGAAACCTCATGGAAATTTTACCAGTGGGGATATTTCGCAATGATTTACGGGGAAATTGTACTTATGTCAACGAGCAGTATTGTCGAATCACTGGCTTAACCCCAGAATTAGCCGATGGTATTGGTTGGCAAAAAATTATTCATCCAGAAGATTGGGAAAAAGTATTTCAGGCATGGGAAAACTTAGTTAATTATCATCAACCTTGTGAGCAGGAGTGCCGTTTTTTACATCCCAATGGTGATATTGTTTGGGGTTATGTTCAATGTATCCTCGATCGAGATATTTCAGGAAAAATAATTGGTTTTGTTGGTAGCATAACAGATATAACGGATCGCAAAATAAACGAACGACAACTCAAAGAAAACGAAGCCAGATTTGAGAAAATAGCCACAACCTTACCCGGTATTTTATATCTTTCCCGTCAACAACAAGATGGAAGTATTGAGTTTGACTATATCAGTGAAGAAGTTACCTCTATTTTTGAGTTAAGTGTAGAGGAAGTAATGCAAGATGGAAGTCTAATTTTTCAACAATTTCATCCCGAAGATATAGAAGAACATTATCAACGAGTAAAATATTGCTTAGAAAATGATTCTTTATTTTTCCATGAGTGGAGAATTATAACTCCGTCAGGCAAAATTAAATGGTTACAAGGACATTGTCGAGCAGAAAAACTGGCAGATGGGCAAATATATTGGGTTGGTTTAGCCATCGACATTACCGAGAAAAAAGAGACTCAAGCAAAATTAGCCAAAACAGAATCCTTATTCCGTCAGGCGGAAAAAATCGCCAAAATTGGTAGTTGGGAATACGATGCCATTACGGGTAATATTTATTGGTCAGATGAAATTTATAATATTTTTGAAGTAGATCCCAAACAATCTCCTCCTAACTATACTAATTTCTTTGATTTTATTCATCCTGATGATCGTGCCTATGTAGATCAAGCCTTTCAACAACATTTGAGGGAAGATACTTACTATAACATTGTCCATCGTTTACTTATGACAGATGGTAGAGTCAAATATGTAAGAGAACATTGTGAAACCTACCGAGATCAACAAGGTAACGCCATTAAATCCATTGGTACAGTACAGGACATTACAGAGCAACAAATAGCGGAAAACGTCATTAAAAATATCATTCAAGGAACTTCCACTGCCGTTAGTGGGAAAGAGTTTTTTGAAAACCTTGTTACTAACATTGCTTTATCTGTTGAGCAACCCTGTGTCGTTATTAGCAAACTTAAGGGGGAAATGCTTGAAAGTTTAGCCTATTGTTATCAAGGAAAATTACAAGCTGATGATACTATTCCTCTCCAAAATACCCCCTGTGAATGTGCTATGAAGGAAGGATATTATTATTGTACAGAAAAAGTAGCTCAGAAATTCCCCACAGATCCCTTTTTAGAAGCCATCAAAGCCGAGAGTTATGTGGGTATTCCCTTAATTAATAAAGGTGAGATTTTAGGAACAATTTGTGTTCTTAATGATAAGCCAACACCCCATGAAACCATTGAAAAGATTAAAAGGATTTTGGATGTATTTGCACCCCGTGCTGTGGCGGAATTTATCCGTATGAGAGCGGAGGAAGAACTACAAACCATTAATTTAACCTTAGAATCTCAAGTTAATGAGCGCACGAAACAACTTAGTGAATCTCAACAATTTATTAAAACTATTCTTGATACTATACCTCTACCAGTACTGTGGAAAGATAAACAGTCGAAATATTTAGGTTGTAATCGTGAATTTTTGGAGTTTGTAAATTTATCCACAAAAGAGGAGATTATCGGTAAGAGTGATGGAGATTTTGCCCTTCCTCCTGAAGAAATACAACGTTATCAAGAAAAAGATTCCATCGTTATGACGACAGCTAAACCGATGTTAGGCTTTGAGGAAACGGTAACAGTTGATGGAAAACAAAGATGGATTGAGAGTAATAAAGTACCTTTAAGAAATTCCCAAGGAGAAATTATTGGAGTTTTAACCATCTTTAAGGATATTACCCAAGAAAAAGCCATTCAAACTGCCTTAAGAACAAGTGAAGCTCGTTGGCAATTTGCCCTTGATGGTGCAAGTCATGGAGTATGGGATGTTAATTTAATCACTAACGAAACCTATTATTCTCCTAAATTTATGGAAATCCTTGGTTATGAACTTGGAGAATGGGGAAATAGTGTCGAGGATTGGCAAAACCGTATTCATCCTGATGATAAAGAAGTAACCCTTAATACGGCGCAAAAATATCTCAATGGTGAAATACCCACTTATCAAACAGAACATCGTCTCCGTTGTAAAGATGGCAGTTATAGATGGATTTTAGCAAGAGGTAAGTTTGTGGAATGGGATGAAAATGGTAATCCCACGAGAATGATTGGCACGAATACGGATATAAGCGATCGCATCCTCATGGAGCAGGAATTGCTTAAAAGTAAAAATAATTTTCAACGCTTGGTGGAAGAAATAGGTAATAACTTTGTTATTTTTAGTCATACCCTAGAAGATGTTATTACTTACGTTAGCGGTGGCATAGAATCAATTTTTGGACTAACTAAAGAGGAGATAATTGGTAAATCGTGGGTGGAAGCGGTTAACTGGCATGAAACTAGCTTAGAAAGAGCCTTGACATCCACATCGTTAATTCTTAATGCCGAAGATATACTATTAGATGAATTTGATATGTCTTTTACCCACAAATCAGGGGAAGAAAAAATAATTCGTGTTTGCCATCATGTGGTGAAAAATGATCAACAAGATGCGATCGCCATTGAAGGTATATTAGAAGACATTACCGAGAGTAAAAAAGCCTTGAGTGCATTAAAACGAAAAACCCAAGAACTCGATCGCTTTTTCTCCCTAGCCCTAGATTTACTATGTATCGCCAATGCTGATGGTTATTTTCTCCGTCTTAATCCCCAGTGGGAGAATGTTCTCGGTTATAAAATAGAAGACTTAGAAAACTCAAGATTTCTTGACTATGTTCATCCAGATGATGTGCAGAAGACCCTAGATGCGATGGAACATCTCAAAAACAATGTCGAATTACCCTACTTTGTTAATCGTTATCGTTGTGCTGATGGTAGCTATCGTTGGATTGAGTGGCGTAGTGCTTCCGACGGTAATTTATTCTATACTGCCGCCAGAGATATAACCGAAAAGCTCAAAACAGAAGCGGAAAAGCAAACTCTCATTAACGCCCTAGAAAACAGTAATCATCTCCTGCAATGTATTAGTAATGCTCAATCTCAATTTATCACTGCTGAAAACCGTCTGACTATTTTTGAAGACCTATTGGCTAATTTATTGGAATTAACGGACAGCGAATATGGCTTTATTGGAGAGGTTTTATTTAGAGATGATGGTAGTGCGGAAATGAAAGAAACTTTTTTGAAAATAAAAGGAGTACCTTACATCAAAACCCATAGTATTACTAATATTGCTTGGAATGAAGAAACCCAGAAATTCTATGAGGAAAATTATGAGCTGGGAATGGAGTTCAGCAATATGAATACTCTATTTGGGGCAGTGATTATGACGGGCAAACCAGTGATTACCAATAGTCCAAAAACCGATCCCCGTAGTGGTGGCACTCCTGACGGGCATCCCCCTTTAAATGCTTTTTTAGGATTACCTTTCTTTAACAAAAACCAATTACTTGGTATCGTTGGTATTGCTAATCGTCTTGGTGGTTATGATCAATCTATTGTTGACTATTTACAACCGTTTTTAGTGACTTGTAGTAACCTCATTGAAGGTTATAGGCTCGATCGCGATCGCCGTAAAACAGAGGAAAAATTAGCCCTAAGTAATCAGGAATTAATCAGAGCAACCCGTCTCAAAGATGAATTTCTAGCCAATATGAGCCATGAATTAAGAACCCCTCTTAATGCTATTTTGGGTAATACCGAAATTCTCACAGAACAAGTTTTTGGAGAACTCAATAACAGACAAATCAAATCTCTCAAGACCATTGAAAGCAGTAGCAATCATTTATTATCATTAATTAACGATATTTTAGACGTTGCCAAAATAGAAGCAGGACAAATCACCCTAGAATGTGTGTCCACCGACATTAAAAATTTGAGTCAATCCGCTTTAGTGTTTGTGCAACAACAAGCCCAAAAAAAAGGTATTCAGTTAGAATCTCGGTTTGCTGATAATCTTCCTTACTTACCATTAGACCAAAGACGCATTCGCCAAGCCCTGATTAATCTACTTAATAATGCGGTGAAATTTACCCCACAGGGAGGGAAAATCACATTAGAAATCAGTATATGTAAAGAAGAAAGGAGTCAGGAATCTTTAGTAACGGGAGAAGAGAATAACATCATGAAAACTTTTATTCGTTTTGCGGTGATTGATACGGGTATTGGTATTGCCCCAGAAAATATAGAAAAGCTATTTAAACCTTTTATCCAGATAGACAGTGCCTTAAATCGTAAATATTCGGGTACAGGCTTAGGATTATCTTTAGTTAAGCAAATTGCAGAACTTCATGGCGGTAGTGTCAGGGTAGAGAGTCAACTAGGAAAAGGTAGTTGTTTTTATCTTGATTTACCTTATATTTTTGCCTCTTGTAATTTAAGTCAAAGTCCTGCATCACCATCGCAAAATGTTTCTAATTCCGTTCAATTAAATACTACTTCTAGGGTTATTCTTGTGGCTGAAGATAACGAAAATAATATTTCAACTATGACAGATTATTTAAAAGCGAAAGGTTATCAACTCCTAATCGCCAGAAATGGTTTAGAGGCTTTATCCCTAACTAAAAATCATCATCCAGATGTCATTATTATGGATATTCAAATGCCTGAAATGGATGGCTTAGATGCGATCGCAGCTATTCGTCAAGATGAAAACATTAAGAATATACCCATTATTGCCGCCACCGCCCTAACTATGAAAGGAGATGAACAACGTTGCTTAGATGCAGGAGCAAATGACTACCTGAGTAAACCCTTACGACTCCGAGAATTAATCGATAAAATCGAGACTTTATTACAATAG
- a CDS encoding response regulator, whose amino-acid sequence MSKKIPLYILLSLQFAIQVIGIVGIVGYLSYRSGREAVNNLVEHLMNDTGDRIDQELDNYLQQAHQINQLNISALKSGVINLNNLDQLHRYLILQHQQIPNITSLLLGTEKGDFRTIHRVDGEEIKKGITMIKPTDLPLEAGISEITPTGNSLKLYTVDKNGNFDRYLETLHNFDVRKRPWYLDAVKSNQQGWTQPFQIGNTNILTINAYAPFYNSSQAIEGVFSVHLSLSQLNKFLKKLSTNQHGEIFILERNGLLIADSYHHTPFHYQIDNIPQPPQQENFKIKFERISAFDNKDNGILYPLAEKLKANKTNLDHIQHKQLFEIKFENQNYYSAVIPYQDSHGLDWLIIIAVPESQFLDTIKDNAYHTVFLSIIALIIAIISSIITSRKITRSLSDLSHIADNFNPKSEPPSLPLSYIEEISSFSDSLHHMMLNLSEADKFKREYTTKLEQEVKEKTEILVQAQKIANMGNWEYNVITQEVIWSEELYNIYEAQNIMPVPRPDQSIVKIHPDDIELYQDLVLKAVEKGQDFDLDLKIITTENNIRYIQTKGKPIFNPEGKIIKYIGIVLDVTERKQTEIKIARQQEMLEMMSNLGRIGAWEYNLINQKLSLSRMTKEIHELPLDCELDLDKAFDFYKEGENREQIRRAVQWGIERGFNWDLELEFITAKGREIWVRAIGNPEFKNGVCVRLFGSLQDITYRKKAEIQLYLSNQELIRATRLKDEFLANMSHELRTPLNAILGNSEILTEQVFGTLNARQLKAIATIESSATHLLTLINDILDIAKIEAGETTLDCSPTDMSSLCQSALTFLQQQAHKKNIQLVTDLPPELPYLLIDQRRIRQALINLLNNAVKFTPEGGKITLQVSEYQEREQDISPNFSDNVKNNPNIIKTFIHIAVIDTGIGIAPENTEKLFKPFIQIDSALNRKYTGTGLGLSLVKQIVELHGGNVGVSSELGKGSCFYFDLPSNYCNIPQSSIKEQEKFPIEDRMITPSVILLVDDEESNILTISDYLEAKGYKLLIAKNGLQAVQITKTQHPDLIIMDIQMPEMHGLEAIALIRQDEDIKDIPIIAATALTMEGDEQRCLNAGANSYMSKPLRLRELVDKIEALL is encoded by the coding sequence ATGTCAAAAAAAATACCACTTTATATCTTATTATCCCTACAATTTGCCATTCAAGTAATTGGTATCGTGGGGATAGTGGGTTATTTATCTTATCGTAGTGGTCGTGAAGCAGTTAATAATTTAGTAGAACATTTAATGAATGATACGGGCGATCGCATCGATCAAGAATTAGATAACTATTTACAACAAGCCCATCAAATCAACCAATTAAACATTTCTGCCCTCAAATCAGGGGTGATTAATCTGAATAACTTAGATCAATTACATCGTTACTTAATCCTTCAGCATCAACAAATCCCCAATATTACCAGCCTACTTCTAGGCACAGAAAAAGGAGATTTTAGAACCATTCATCGAGTTGATGGAGAAGAAATAAAAAAAGGAATAACGATGATTAAACCCACCGATTTACCCCTAGAAGCAGGAATATCCGAGATTACCCCCACAGGAAACAGCCTTAAACTTTATACCGTTGACAAAAACGGAAACTTCGATCGCTATTTAGAAACCCTCCATAATTTTGATGTGAGAAAGCGCCCTTGGTATCTTGATGCAGTTAAATCTAATCAGCAAGGATGGACTCAACCTTTTCAAATTGGCAATACTAACATCTTAACCATTAACGCTTATGCCCCTTTTTATAATTCTTCCCAAGCCATAGAAGGGGTATTTTCAGTTCATTTATCTCTTAGTCAATTAAATAAATTCCTAAAAAAATTATCCACTAATCAACACGGAGAAATATTTATTCTTGAACGCAACGGCTTACTAATTGCCGACTCCTATCACCATACTCCTTTTCATTATCAAATAGATAATATTCCCCAACCGCCACAGCAAGAAAATTTTAAGATCAAATTTGAGCGTATTTCAGCTTTTGATAATAAAGACAATGGGATTCTTTACCCCCTAGCAGAAAAACTAAAAGCAAATAAAACTAATTTAGATCATATTCAGCACAAACAACTATTTGAGATTAAATTTGAGAATCAGAATTACTACTCTGCTGTTATTCCCTATCAAGATTCCCACGGCTTAGATTGGCTCATTATTATTGCTGTTCCCGAATCTCAATTTCTCGATACCATTAAAGATAATGCTTACCATACAGTTTTTTTATCTATTATCGCTTTAATTATCGCAATTATCAGTAGTATTATCACCTCTCGCAAAATAACTCGCTCTTTATCAGATTTAAGCCACATTGCTGATAATTTTAATCCTAAATCTGAACCTCCATCACTACCGCTATCTTATATTGAAGAAATATCTAGCTTCTCAGATTCATTACATCACATGATGTTAAACCTTAGTGAAGCGGACAAATTTAAACGTGAATATACAACCAAATTAGAACAAGAAGTCAAAGAAAAAACAGAAATTTTAGTCCAAGCCCAAAAAATAGCCAATATGGGTAATTGGGAATACAATGTTATCACTCAGGAGGTGATTTGGTCAGAAGAACTATACAATATCTATGAAGCTCAAAATATAATGCCCGTACCTCGTCCTGATCAAAGTATTGTCAAAATACACCCAGATGATATAGAGCTTTATCAAGATTTAGTTTTAAAAGCCGTTGAAAAGGGTCAAGATTTTGATCTCGACTTAAAGATTATTACTACTGAAAATAATATTCGCTATATTCAAACAAAAGGAAAGCCGATATTTAATCCAGAAGGAAAAATTATTAAATACATTGGCATTGTCTTAGATGTAACAGAGCGGAAACAGACAGAAATAAAAATCGCCCGTCAGCAAGAAATGCTGGAAATGATGAGTAACTTAGGGCGCATTGGAGCATGGGAATATAATCTTATCAATCAAAAACTATCTCTTTCTAGGATGACAAAAGAAATTCATGAATTACCCTTAGACTGTGAACTTGATTTAGATAAAGCCTTTGATTTTTATAAAGAAGGAGAAAATAGAGAGCAAATTCGTCGGGCGGTTCAATGGGGCATAGAAAGGGGATTTAATTGGGATCTCGAATTAGAGTTTATCACGGCAAAAGGAAGAGAAATTTGGGTAAGAGCCATTGGTAATCCAGAGTTTAAAAACGGTGTTTGTGTGAGATTGTTTGGCTCATTACAAGATATTACCTATCGCAAAAAAGCAGAAATCCAGCTATATCTAAGTAATCAAGAGTTAATCAGAGCAACACGCCTTAAAGATGAATTTTTAGCTAATATGAGTCACGAATTACGCACTCCTCTTAATGCTATTCTTGGTAACTCGGAAATTTTAACCGAACAAGTATTTGGTACATTAAATGCTCGTCAATTAAAGGCGATCGCAACCATAGAAAGTAGTGCGACTCATCTATTAACCCTAATCAATGATATTTTAGACATTGCCAAAATTGAAGCAGGAGAAACAACCCTTGATTGTAGTCCTACGGATATGAGCAGTTTATGTCAATCAGCTTTAACTTTTCTTCAACAACAAGCCCACAAAAAAAATATTCAACTCGTCACGGATTTACCCCCAGAATTACCTTATTTGTTAATAGATCAAAGACGAATTCGTCAAGCCTTAATTAATCTTCTCAATAATGCTGTTAAATTCACTCCAGAAGGAGGAAAAATTACCTTACAGGTGAGTGAGTATCAAGAAAGGGAACAGGATATTTCCCCCAATTTTTCTGATAATGTGAAGAATAATCCTAATATCATAAAAACCTTTATTCACATTGCGGTGATTGATACGGGTATTGGCATTGCCCCGGAAAATACAGAAAAGTTATTCAAGCCTTTTATTCAGATAGATAGTGCCTTAAATCGTAAATATACAGGTACAGGCTTAGGTTTATCGTTGGTGAAACAAATTGTTGAGCTTCATGGAGGAAATGTAGGAGTATCAAGCGAGTTAGGCAAAGGTAGTTGTTTTTATTTCGATCTTCCCTCCAATTATTGTAATATCCCTCAATCTTCCATCAAGGAGCAAGAAAAATTCCCCATAGAAGATAGGATGATAACTCCTTCGGTGATTTTGTTAGTAGATGATGAAGAAAGTAATATTCTCACTATTTCTGATTATTTAGAAGCCAAAGGCTATAAACTATTAATTGCTAAAAATGGTTTACAAGCGGTACAAATAACTAAAACTCAACATCCTGACCTAATTATCATGGATATTCAAATGCCTGAAATGCACGGCTTAGAAGCGATCGCACTTATTCGTCAAGATGAAGATATTAAGGATATACCCATTATCGCCGCCACCGCCTTAACCATGGAAGGAGATGAACAACGTTGCTTAAACGCAGGAGCGAATAGCTATATGAGTAAACCCTTACGACTTCGAGAATTAGTTGATAAAATTGAGGCTTTATTATAA